The DNA sequence tctctacctttgctcgttagccatgctggcatcctccaaGGTTTAGTTGAGCCCTTTTTTTTTCGCTGTATACTTTTCTTCTGTGCCTGTATTACTGCTCTTTTAAACAGATTCCATTCACGCTGGAGATACTggtttctttttaccttccctttcatctTCTTTCTAACTAATCTCCTCCTTTAAGGGAAGTTTGCCCTGCAGAAGTCAAAGGCTTTTGTGCTGGATTTGCTTGGCagtcttcccccaacatgcatggtaGAGTAGATGACCCTTAGGCTACCTTGGGTGTGTGATTGGGAGAAATTGACCCAATTTGCTTGACCCAATTTGCTTGAAGCCAATTTGCTTGAATTTCCCTGCCTCATGGAATAGCTGACTTCATGCTGCTGGTCAGAGCTTATGGAGCAAGTCTTGCACATTGGATGATCAggaggagagagagcaagaggaagaggaagccaaGTAGGGACACACTTCCATAGGTGAGGGGGACAAAGTCAAAGTCTGAGACAGGGAGCCTCTGAGTCACCTGCTTCCAGGACAATATGCTGTCCCCAGTGTCCTGCAAGTGGCATTACACCCAGGAATGCATGGCATTCCCACCAGGGTTTTTTTGCTTTCTACTCACTGAAGATTCTTGagcccatttctccccccccatgCCATTCAGCCCCCACACTATGGAAAGTCCTGTCCAAACCTGCCCAATATATACATCCTTGCACATCATTCTTGATTACCTGGGAACTGCTCCATGACACCCTCCAGAAGGGGTTTTACATCAAAGAATCCCCCAATTCTGCAGGCGAgctcaggaggaaaagccacaggattcccaaatgcttccttcttctcATACCTAATGTGGAGGAGGAAAAGATCTGATCTCACAATCCATCCAATCTGGAATACCTGACTGGAGTAAAAGGATGGCATGGAGGGGAGGAAAAGAGCAGAAAGTCTGAAGCACAGGCAAGGGCAGATGGGGGGTGTTCAGGGTAGGAGACTTCTCTAGCTATGGTAGTGTAAATGGATATAAAATACGTCAGGTACAGAAGCACCTGTGTAGCTCAGGGGTcaaagatctggcatgtgcaaaTGGAATGTTGTAAAGAGAGGCCCTGAGTGGAgcactggagggtggggagtcCTGCATTCTCTCCCCAAGAGCCCTGGATCCCCAATAGCCGTAGTTCTTCACAGACCATTCCCAGCatcaggtgacaaggagggaaatgAGTGGGATTCACGTACCTCTGCAAGGTCCTTCTAatatcctggggggaaaaaagagaagaaaaataggtCAGAGCCTGCCCAGGCAAGTCAGTCTTTCCAGACCCTGCACAGAGATGCTCTCTGGTCCTCCGGGATCTAGTTGGCAGTGATGTGTCTGCATGCTCCACTCAAGGACTGaggtgcagctccacagaataatcacattctgggtaaagaaatattttcttttgcttgtgcTTGTTCTGATCCATCAGTTCTGTGTCACACCTTCTGATCTATTGTCAGACCCAGCTAATGGCCTCCACCTCTGTCCACATCCTGGGATCCCACGCAATAAAAAATAGGAGGAGAGGCAGTGGTATACATGAAAGGAGACAAGAGGGTAAATGCCGGTGTTCCTGGGGGCGGGCGGATGGGGAGCGGGatgatcctaaccctgttcccgggcagttTGGGGCAATtccagactgcttggattagcgCTACTGCTTGAGatggcgcagatttgagtagtcccattggggctactgcagctttacccggggtaaggggaagcgattctccTTACCCCGGGCTGAGTcgcttgcagccccaatcctgccttggatgcagcgcagggaaggtttggattgcaccctaaatcactCTGGTTCATGCTTCCTATTCATTCTTATCTTCCTCAGAAGGAAACCGAGGCATGCCCAGGCAGCGACTGCCCTCCATTATCAGACCTCCAGCAAATGCATTCCAGAAGCCCTATGACTCTCCCTGCACAGCCACCAGACAGTGGACCACGAGACTGCCCTGGACCACCACAGAAGCCCATTAGTGTGGTATTTGGGTAGCAGAATTGAGCagaattgggggggagggcagggaatcaGTGATCAGGAAGGAAACATGAGAACAGATTCCATGATCTTTGGAAACTCCAGGCCACAGTGAAATAAAATGAACTTCCTTTTTGCTCTTGCGTGTTCCTGTACGTAAGAGAGCATCACACACTGAGTCCCTTCATTCTTGCCTAGGCCATGGAAGCACAGAGcagtttctttccttcccctggtGAAGAAAGTGGGCAGTTTCTACCATCCTCTTACCAGCAGGAGTTcacttgctggctgctggcatttctcCTCCATGTGCCGGATGAGACCTTCAAGGGAGGACAGTTCCTTCACCAGTCTGGCCATGTGCTCCTGTCTTCTAGTTGCAATCTCCTTCTCCAGCTCTTCCAACTGTGAGAGGAGAAGCATCCTCTGATCTTCCAGAAACTGGTGTAGTTGCTGGAAAACAGCCACTGTGCTTATCTTCCTTTCTTCTATTTGGCCCTAAAACGGGCAgatggaaagaagagaaaaggagagaaatgtcagGAATACTATCAGTCtttgcagggaggtggtgggagatCTATAGTCAGATATGTGGCAGGAAGAGACTCTGGAGGAGCTGGAGGGAGACGGATCTTCCAGGGTCTCCTTCAATACCACACCATCACTACTGCCATGTAACAGGCGAGTGAGTTAGTTCTCCTATGTGAAGCTACGCACCCACTGGGACTCATTAGAGTGCCAACCCTGCCAGGAAGGGCATTTTTGGTTTTTACAGTGATCAAATCAGCTGTGAGCAGCAGAAAACAGACAAGACTAGCATGGCCTTTAATGAACATGATTGGGGAGTTGCCAAGTTGATTCTTCTGCCCTTTCGATGACACTTTTAAAGATATGGGTTCTAGTAACTGTTCACTTTCAATACAAAAGGGCCACTTACAAGCAGGTCTTGGCTTTCCTCTTCTGTCCCTGCTTGACTtgccagaattctctctctctccttcctcagatCTTCCAGACAGCTACACAACTGATCCTGAAGCAAAACACAAAGTTTCTGGTTGGATTATTATTCGGGATAGGGATGGGGTTTACAGTCTAAAGGTGCATTAGTACTCTGCATAGGTATGACAAAGCAGTTGAAGTATCTGCTTGCTCCTTGCATTTCAGTGCCTGCTAGGCAGGTCTCTTGACCAACAGTGGTATCTAAGTGAGTAGAAGGAGATTGCAGCTGAAGTCCATTCCGTTTGTTTTTAGTCCTTCCTgagatggagaagggaaaggataCCCTTCAACCTCCCCTTGTGCTCAACCCGGACATCAGGAGTACTCTTTCTGGAGAAATGTAATCTCCTGCAGCAGGCAAGCTCTTTTCCTGCAGTGGGGCTCAAAGCCTTCCTTCAATGGTTTCTCTCCAACCAAACTGCATGTAACATCTATCACTGGCCCTGGAAATTTGTATCCACTTACCTTGCATTCCTTGGCAACCTCTTCCAGAAGCATGACTGTATGTGACTGATGTTCTGGGGATCTCTCACAAAACAGACACACCAATTCCTGATCTTCTTTGCAGAACAGGTGGAGTTTTTCTTTGTGTCTCACACATAAATGCTCTCTTCCCTGATTGAGTGTTAGATATTTAATTTTCTCAGCTATACTTGCCAGTTGCCAGTTTGGCCGGAAATTTCCTCTCCTGATTTTAGCTTTGCAAAGGGGACACTCCAAGTCCCCAGGTTCTTCACCCAGGTCTTCCCAGGACTCACAGTACTGGGAgatgcagcccctgcagaagtTGTGGCCGCAGTCCAGGGTCACCAGGTCTGTCAGGTACTCCATGCAGATGGGACACTTGACTTCTTCCTCTAAATTCATGGATGGTGAGGCTGAGGCCATGGCTGATGAAGACTCCATGAATGGATTCAGGCAGCTTCTGAGACCTGTACAAGGACAGCAGGGTGGGTGTGGGTCAGCGACAGAAGAAATACAACATGGGGAATGACTGTTTCACAGATTGGGCCAATCTCAATCTGGGCCAACAGGGATTCATTCCCCTTAGCTCGGGGAATCCCATAGCAGCAGCAAtgagactacttggatctgtgcccctaaagaggtggtgcagatccaagcggCCTGGAGTTGCTCCATGTCGccctggactggggtttggaTCTGTCGCCTGCTGCCCACCTGTCCCGtcccaaaacgcctccttcccatcctccctctccccaagTCCGCGCACCAACCTGTCAGTGTGGCCTTACCTGTTGCATTGACACTGCGGGGCTTGGGTTAGTTTCTTTTGGCTGGCGCACATCTGCATGCCAGCCTCACTTGGTGGCACAAATATCCATGATACTGCACGCTGCCCACTACTGATTGATACATTTCCCGATCACAAGGTGGACTTTCTGCACTTGCAGTTTGCATGAAATTAGGGATCATAGGTGTTTTGCAACCTTTGCACTCATCCATATTGCACCTCTCTAACAACTCTACTATTTTCTGTGCCTGGTGTAATTTGTACCCTCCAGGAGTGGGTATTACATTCATTCCGAGATATTTACTAATGGGACCAAGGGTTCTTAGGGTGAGGTGTTTCCTTAACTCTATTAATACCTCCTCAGTTTTCTGTTGAGTCTTAGCCATAATAATAAGATCATCCAGAAACACAGTCACAAGTATCTGGTTTTCTCCATGATCTTTTATATACAATTTCAGCCTTCATGGCCTCCTCCCAGCATATCCTCTCAGCTTTAGGGAGCTTCTTACCTTGGGACTAATCCCGGGGCTCCAGCCCTACAGTTTGACACATTGAAATTGACTCGGGCACATAATGATCAGGGGTTTTGTCACTCGTGTGGTTCTGCGTACGACAGGTGAAACAGGATCCTGTGTAGTTATTTCAGTTTCCTGCCTACTTTCAATTTTGGGTTCACGTAGTCCCTCTTCTCTCCTACTCTGTTGTACCTGTTGTCTAGGTGACACCCCTCTAGGTGATTGAGAAGCATTCTCCCTTTCATCAATCCCAGGTGCGAGAGGTATAAACACAGAGGGAGTTTGTTCTACTGAAGTCCACTTAGGGTTATAAAATTTCACAGACCTGGATATTATTAACTTGCCTGACTTGGTCATCAACCTATaccccttacttccaggttcataacCTAGCAGGGTAGCAGGCTGAGCTCTGGGAGCTCGCTTTCTGCGTCTTCTCTGCACCAGTACTTCCCCACATGTACCAaatgggtataaatgttttaaagaggGAGATTCCCCATGTAACATTTGATAGGGAGTCATTCCAACTACAGAGGAGTAGGTACGATTAAAGACATAGCAGGCACATTTTGCAGCCTCCGCTCAATAGCCATAAGGAAGTTGGCTATCTGTTAGAAGAGCGCGTATCTTGGTCTGCACCGTTCTGCCATATCTTTCCACAACACCATTCTCCTGAGGACAATTAGGATTTGACAAACGATGGTGCACACCTTTTCTCTCTAGCCAAGTCATAAAAGGTTCGTTTAAATATTCAGTGCCACGGTTTGCAGACTAATTAGCTTGTGGCCAAACCTACGTTCTGCATAAGCCGCCCattttttaaacatagaaaacacCCGTGTCTTAGACCTTAGTGGAAAACAgaacatatattttgaatatCTGTCAAACACAAGCAGTAGGAACCTGGCACCACCAATGGATTTATCCATGGGTCCGATTAGATCTGAGTCAACAAGCTCTAGGGGTTTACTAGCTACTCGCTCACTCCTATTTGCCACAGAAGCTGCTGTTATATTAACCTTTTTACAAACAGCACAGTCCAGGAACTCTTTGCAAGGGGTTAAATTCAAGCCCTTTGAATGCTTTACTGTTTGCAAAACAGCCTTAAAGCTTGGATGTCCTAAGGACCTATGCAAGACATGGATGCAACCATGATGCTTAGGGTGGATAGCATGTGTAACATGTGCCTCAGCCCTAGGCTGGACAACAAACAGGCCACCTTTTTCAATTCCCAGCAtacatttcttcccttgtttgGACACTGTGCAATGCTTCCCAGCAAAAACAACATGATAGCCCTTTTTGCACAACGCTGATACACTGAGCAAACTGTGTTGTAAATTCGGAGCATATAGGACCCCTTCCAAAGGTTCACACAGTTCTGGCAAGCGAACCACCCCACATCCTTCCACAGGAGAGGACAGCCCATCCGCCAATACCACATAAGACCTATCAGGTGATCCTAAAGTGGAAAAAAACACTTAGAATTTGCTACATGCTCAGTTGCACCACTGTCCAATATCCATACAATGGAGGTTGACTCCTTTTCAGTTGCATGTACCAGAGAAATATCTGGTCTATGTCTGCTGGGTGGCCCTTGCCTTCGAGGCTTCCTGGAGCCCCTCCTTGCAGGGCAGGCCCTTTGTAAATGATCCTCCACACCACAGGAAAAACACTTCCTCACATAGTGCAGTGCAGGCACGGGGGAGGACACACCCATACCGCAGGTTGCACCTGCAGAAACAGGGGCAGACGTAGTCCTTCCTCTGGAGTCGTTTTCCAGACGTCGctcttgctcctgctgcagccagCCAGTGATGTAAGCAAGAGTCAATTGAGCCTCTGGTAAACATTCCAAGGCAGTGACCAAATGGTCAAAGGTCTGATCCAAGGAAGATAACACAATATAGGCTTTCTGCACCTCTGGAAAAGTCATATTTTGCTCCTGCAACCTCAGGAACAAGTTCTTCatgtagagcatgtgctctgtaacACTGGCTCCTGCCCGCATCCGAGCACGATACAACTGCCGTGTGAGAGCAATTTTTGAGGCCACAGTTGTTTGCACATGAATCTGTCTCAAGGTCTCCCAACACACAGCTGCAGAGGCGATTCCACGAACATGCACAATCCGACTCTCTCCCACACATAACACAATGGTAGCCAGCGCACGTTCCACCAACCTCCTTTCAGCAGCGTccggttggggtggggggttctccACCACAGTCCATAGCCCCTCCTTACGTAGGAACATTTCCACATGGGTAGCCCAGGTGAGGTAATTCGTCTCATGGAGCTTTACAATAGGAAAGCCTGTCGAAGCCATCTCCGTGCCAGCAGCCTGCATTCCGTCTTACAGCAACAGCAGATAAGACTCACGCTTCCAGGcagcaaatgaaaacaggaacaaccttggaaacatcaacagcctgggcccataacctgttgcggGAGGTTTGGGTGAGtataggagtctccagcagaacAAAATCAaatggcagcacaacagaaactcaaggctgatgtccaaggcaatctctcagaaggcaaagaggcacttgacacgagagttaggttccatcaccaagacatattatatacaaggatatttacagcaacactggtcagtcatacagcaacacacattacagcatcctgattcctattccttaacactcaccaccctacacgctcacccttACTCACCGAGGAGTGATTGTCTgtggccttgttatatgcacaaggcacacccacaatcagctgcacagagtcagcaatcaggaacagctgctccctgttacttgctacaaactgactgttcaccacagcgtttgttgcattccctcctgtgcacaggacctgagtgatttcccaggttcagacctcaacagtgtatgtgcaacctcctgattttagaaatgggctatgttagatgcaggggagggcaccaggatgcaggtctcttgttatcaggtgtgctccctggggcatttggtgggactgctgtgagatacaggaagctggactagatgggcctatggcctgatccagtggggctgttcttatgttcttatatgctgTAAGGCACTGGCTTATCCTGGGGTCTGGAATGTgccctcaaacacacacacacacacacacacacacttgctccAGTTCTGATTTGGtttctgatccagcaggagttgctattcctggttttagaagtagcctatctctgaatgccagggcctgcccaagacctCGAGACACCTGGcgtggcctgccaaatgctgcccccttccccagccatgcgccagcctctgcgcctctcactcaccaaagtctttgctcaccactctcctcccctccacacttcctcttcctctctgtcccttcctCCTTTTACAGTCtagggaaggaaagaggaagagaggCAGTGGAGGCCAGAAGATGGTCaaagcagagcccccccccccactaatctgctgcttATATGACAGCTTCAGTTGAccgcatggatgggccagccctgcatgtgaCCTTGTTTTGCTGCTGGGTGAAGGAAGTGTACACAGAATGCtgaaggatgggggaggggcttgTTTCAGTCTATAGTATGTAGTACCTAAAGATGGAGTTTGGGGGCATCATGCAGATTTGGACATGTGACTGGGTGAGTCTCCTATAACATTTTTATCCAAGAGCAGCTGCTTAGTCTCTTGCTATCCATTTTAGGGTCTTTTCTGCCACCCTCAGCCTTCCACGTATGCCATGAAAGCCCCATCTAGAAATGTGTCAGCCCCACTTAGCAAGGAGGGCTAGCtacagccctgccccccccccactccacttaCATTCAggatgggtggatggatggaagaAGCATATTCAGAGGCATCATATAATTGAATAGCACctgcgagggggaggggcagcttgcagggTGCAATGAGGTCCCTGCAAAACATGGTGCTGTGCCCGCCCCACTGAGAACACCACTGCCAATTAGTTCAAATGATTCAAGTGTAGGGAGGGATTTAGAAAATCTCCCTATTCCCTTTCTCCACAGCATACGTGATTTTATacatctcagggcgcaatccaaaagggGGGATGGGCCGGGGCAagacccttgtgccagcccaagggtgttgcaaaagtgccataaagcaggccCCAGGAAAgggtgagtttgcattggccGAGTTTGACCGgcacaggggtcgggggggggggtgtagggagtgtggggaggaggcagacgggaggcattttggggtgggcagCAGTCGtttccaggggcaggtgggggaaggggaggcaggaccaggatctggaCTTATGCAGGATCCTGACCCTATTCTCAGGCAGTCTGGAGCAGTCGCAGGCTggtcagatttgcgccacctcagcaggtggcgcagatctgagtagacccattgggggtgCTGTGGCTTTCCCCGgtgtaagggaaaagtttcccctccCAGTTTCCATCTCCTCCCAGTTCTGCCTGTCTGCCGCTGCACTctatcccttccctcccccctgctcaGTCTAATCTGCTGTGGTGGCCTGGCCCATCGCCGCATGGACACGGCCACTGCTTGTGgttgcagccaggctgcacacACTTCTTCTCCCTTGCTCTTGTTGGACCTCTGCCAGCAGAATGGCTgtcatagatccaaggagactaggcctgggggggggggtaaaatccCTGGAgcccaggctttggggggggcaagggcagtgacaAACATTTCCACTTGCCCCTGGCTaaacctctggctgcctgaaacttgtgctgcatacagagcaggcccactggcctccctgttccaatGCAATTTACGACTGAGGCCTCATTGACGTTCTCTCCATTTTCCCCCATCCT is a window from the Tiliqua scincoides isolate rTilSci1 chromosome 2, rTilSci1.hap2, whole genome shotgun sequence genome containing:
- the LOC136642165 gene encoding tripartite motif-containing protein 10-like — encoded protein: MESSSAMASASPSMNLEEEVKCPICMEYLTDLVTLDCGHNFCRGCISQYCESWEDLGEEPGDLECPLCKAKIRRGNFRPNWQLASIAEKIKYLTLNQGREHLCVRHKEKLHLFCKEDQELVCLFCERSPEHQSHTVMLLEEVAKECKDQLCSCLEDLRKERERILASQAGTEEESQDLLGQIEERKISTVAVFQQLHQFLEDQRMLLLSQLEELEKEIATRRQEHMARLVKELSSLEGLIRHMEEKCQQPASELLLDIRRTLQRYEKKEAFGNPVAFPPELACRIGGFFDVKPLLEGVMEQFPANVTLDPDTAHPLLILSEDRKSVRWGDKRQALPYSPARFDTWPCVLGREGFTEGRHFWEVTVGSEGEWTVGVARKTLKRKGLFDHTPDEGIWAIGKWESQYIVFNSPDYTPLSMSQKLNWRGSSGSISRFFRKFQYENRVFNPLGSSPLPLSQELQRIRVTLDCAGGQVAFSDADTGVRLYTYSGASFCGETLLPFFWASGKAHLSLSS